From a single Elgaria multicarinata webbii isolate HBS135686 ecotype San Diego chromosome 18, rElgMul1.1.pri, whole genome shotgun sequence genomic region:
- the IQCD gene encoding dynein regulatory complex protein 10 isoform X1: MATEVLHQSYECIDPNRGKRQVYRMPLKILDPGRSKLTTVETKRIISVLDETILKVELVSTFSHVTENLEEFSAVLGPELTGALKEHLRLSNTMEATLARLEGEGVLQNGGAKGDLYGAEDPGGYLTLHVQGLRSSVRNIVRLFFANPMACQAVREVAHTRHPNANLFIKSLSELRGFLFEKLLTTPLEEKEKRRFMKEISQRDKKNMEIIAALMEELTAAIQNRDDEISRMNAAIKELKTHLHNLAKFSESQIQRTRTEAEKQQKGEARGSQAKCTKLQQELQLLRAQLSALIAEDRESELNLRKKKYKVEMEIENWVQKYDIEMIEKQEEIEEIDVVYTVEKAQLAELREKFALLDQEYSQIKEERRVRQEQREKAEKEMAILVRAATLIQALWKGYLVRSLLRSKRKKKGKGKKGGRK, encoded by the exons ATGGCAACCGAAGTGCTCCATCAGTCCTACGAGTGTATTGACCCGAACCGGGGCAAAAGGCAAGTGTACCGGATGCCCTTGAAGATTCTGGATCCTGGCCGGTCAAAACTGACCACCGTCGAGACGAAGAGGATTATATCCGTCTTGGACGAGACCATCCTTAAAGTGGAGCTTGTCAGTACCTTCTCTCACGTCACGGAAAATCTCGAGGAATTCAGCGCAGTGTTGGGACCAGAACTTACGGGAGCTCTGAAGGAACACCTGCGGCTTTCAAACACTATGGAAGCCACGCTTGCCCGGCTTGAAGGAGAAGGGGTTCTGCAAAACGGCGGAGCCAAAGGAGACCTGTACGGGGCTGAGGATCCAGGAGGCTACCTCACCTTGCACGTACAGGGCTTGAGAAGCTCGGTCCGAAATATCGTGCGCCTCTTTTTTGCCAACCCCATGGCTTGTCAGGCTGTGAGAGAGGTCGCCCACACCAGGCATCCCAATGCCAATTTGTTCATTAAAAGCCTTTCGGAGCTCAGGGGCTTCTTGTTTGAGAAGCTTCTGACGACTCcgttggaagaaaaagaaaaaaggcggtTCATGAAGGAGATCTCCCAGCGGGACAAGAAAAACATGGAGATAATTGCAGCTTTGATGGAGGAGCTGACTGCAGCGATCCAGAATCGAGACGATGAG ATCTCTAGGATGAACGCTGCGATCAAGGAACTCAAGACCCACTTACACAATCTCGCCAAGTTCTCCGAAAGCCAGATCCAGCGCACCCGGACGGAAGCGGAGAAGCAGCAGAAGGGGGAGGCGCGCGGATCTCAGGCGAAATGCACCAAGCTGCAGCAAGAGCTGCAACTTCTCCGGGCCCAGCTCAGTGCCCTCATTGCTGAGGATCGAGAGTCGGAGCTTAACCTCCGAAAG AAGAAATACAAAGTGGAGATGGAAATAGAGAACTGGGTTCAGAAGTACGATATCGAGATGATAGAAAAACAG GAGGAGATTGAGGAGATCGACGTGGTCTACACGGTGGAGAAGGCTCAGCTGGCGGAGCTGCGGGAGAAATTTGCGCTGCTGGATCAAGAGTACAGCCAGATCAAGGAGGAGCGGAGGGTGAGGCAGGAGCAGAGGGAGAAGGCCGAGAAGGAGATGGCCATCCTGGTCCGAGCCGCCACGCTCATCCAGGCCTTGTGGAAGGGCTACTTGGTGAGGTCGCTGCTGCGCTCCAAAAGGAAGAAGAAGGGCAAAGGGAAGAAAGGCGGCAGGAAGTGA
- the IQCD gene encoding dynein regulatory complex protein 10 isoform X2, producing the protein MATEVLHQSYECIDPNRGKRQVYRMPLKILDPGRSKLTTVETKRIISVLDETILKVELVSTFSHVTENLEEFSAVLGPELTGALKEHLRLSNTMEATLARLEGEGVLQNGGAKGDLYGAEDPGGYLTLHVQGLRSSVRNIVRLFFANPMACQAVREVAHTRHPNANLFIKSLSELRGFLFEKLLTTPLEEKEKRRFMKEISQRDKKNMEIIAALMEELTAAIQNRDDEKKYKVEMEIENWVQKYDIEMIEKQEEIEEIDVVYTVEKAQLAELREKFALLDQEYSQIKEERRVRQEQREKAEKEMAILVRAATLIQALWKGYLVRSLLRSKRKKKGKGKKGGRK; encoded by the exons ATGGCAACCGAAGTGCTCCATCAGTCCTACGAGTGTATTGACCCGAACCGGGGCAAAAGGCAAGTGTACCGGATGCCCTTGAAGATTCTGGATCCTGGCCGGTCAAAACTGACCACCGTCGAGACGAAGAGGATTATATCCGTCTTGGACGAGACCATCCTTAAAGTGGAGCTTGTCAGTACCTTCTCTCACGTCACGGAAAATCTCGAGGAATTCAGCGCAGTGTTGGGACCAGAACTTACGGGAGCTCTGAAGGAACACCTGCGGCTTTCAAACACTATGGAAGCCACGCTTGCCCGGCTTGAAGGAGAAGGGGTTCTGCAAAACGGCGGAGCCAAAGGAGACCTGTACGGGGCTGAGGATCCAGGAGGCTACCTCACCTTGCACGTACAGGGCTTGAGAAGCTCGGTCCGAAATATCGTGCGCCTCTTTTTTGCCAACCCCATGGCTTGTCAGGCTGTGAGAGAGGTCGCCCACACCAGGCATCCCAATGCCAATTTGTTCATTAAAAGCCTTTCGGAGCTCAGGGGCTTCTTGTTTGAGAAGCTTCTGACGACTCcgttggaagaaaaagaaaaaaggcggtTCATGAAGGAGATCTCCCAGCGGGACAAGAAAAACATGGAGATAATTGCAGCTTTGATGGAGGAGCTGACTGCAGCGATCCAGAATCGAGACGATGAG AAGAAATACAAAGTGGAGATGGAAATAGAGAACTGGGTTCAGAAGTACGATATCGAGATGATAGAAAAACAG GAGGAGATTGAGGAGATCGACGTGGTCTACACGGTGGAGAAGGCTCAGCTGGCGGAGCTGCGGGAGAAATTTGCGCTGCTGGATCAAGAGTACAGCCAGATCAAGGAGGAGCGGAGGGTGAGGCAGGAGCAGAGGGAGAAGGCCGAGAAGGAGATGGCCATCCTGGTCCGAGCCGCCACGCTCATCCAGGCCTTGTGGAAGGGCTACTTGGTGAGGTCGCTGCTGCGCTCCAAAAGGAAGAAGAAGGGCAAAGGGAAGAAAGGCGGCAGGAAGTGA